In Rouxiella sp. WC2420, the following proteins share a genomic window:
- the pyrC gene encoding dihydroorotase, whose translation MTAIPQVLKIRRPDDWHIHLRDDAVLNTVLPFTSEVFGRAIVMPNLTPPITTVEAAIAYRTRIEAAIPAGHKFTPLLTCYLTDSLDPDELSRGFEQGVFTAAKLYPANATTNSSHGVTNIKGIYPVLERMQKIGMPLLIHGEVTHADVDIFDREARFIDEVMDPIRRQFPQLKIVFEHITTQEAAQYVQSGNEYLGATITPQHLMFNRNHMLVGGVRPHLFCLPILKRNVHQQALREVIASGNKRFFLGTDSAPHAKHLKESSCGCAGCFNAPLALSAYATVFEEMNALQHFEAFCSENGPNFYGLPLNEGTVELTRTPVTQPETIPLGNDSIVPFLAGQTLNWKVTAC comes from the coding sequence ATGACCGCAATACCGCAAGTTTTGAAAATACGCCGCCCAGACGACTGGCATATCCACCTTCGCGACGATGCTGTGTTAAATACAGTATTGCCGTTTACCAGTGAAGTTTTTGGTCGCGCTATTGTGATGCCAAACCTGACACCGCCAATTACCACGGTTGAAGCTGCGATTGCCTATCGCACTCGTATCGAAGCGGCCATTCCGGCGGGACACAAGTTTACCCCGCTGCTGACTTGCTATCTGACCGACTCACTGGATCCCGATGAGCTGTCTCGCGGCTTCGAGCAGGGGGTATTTACCGCGGCTAAACTGTATCCGGCCAATGCGACCACGAATTCCAGCCACGGTGTGACAAACATTAAAGGCATTTATCCGGTGTTGGAGCGCATGCAGAAAATTGGCATGCCGTTGCTTATTCATGGAGAAGTGACCCACGCCGATGTTGATATTTTTGACCGTGAAGCGCGTTTCATTGATGAAGTGATGGACCCTATCCGTCGCCAGTTCCCGCAGCTGAAAATTGTTTTCGAGCACATCACAACTCAGGAAGCGGCGCAGTATGTGCAAAGCGGTAACGAATATTTGGGCGCGACGATTACTCCACAGCACCTGATGTTCAACCGCAATCATATGCTGGTCGGGGGCGTGCGTCCGCACCTGTTCTGCCTGCCAATCCTCAAACGTAACGTACACCAGCAAGCGCTGCGTGAAGTGATTGCCAGCGGTAATAAACGTTTCTTCCTGGGCACTGATTCTGCACCACACGCTAAACATCTGAAAGAGTCCAGCTGCGGCTGCGCAGGCTGTTTCAACGCTCCTCTGGCGCTATCTGCTTATGCCACTGTGTTTGAAGAGATGAATGCGTTACAGCATTTTGAAGCATTCTGCTCTGAGAACGGCCCGAACTTCTACGGGTTGCCGCTGAATGAAGGAACCGTTGAGTTGACCCGCACGCCAGTGACTCAGCCTGAAACTATTCCTTTGGGTAATGATTCCATCGTGCCTTTCCTGGCCGGCCAAACACTGAACTGGAAAGTCACCGCCTGTTAA
- the dinI gene encoding DNA damage-inducible protein I yields MRIEVCIDRTKPLPAGALEALSGELSKRINKKFSDTDNSVHVRYAGANNLTVMGGLKTDKDLIEEILQETWESADDWFSNESEY; encoded by the coding sequence ATGCGTATTGAAGTCTGCATTGACAGGACCAAACCATTGCCGGCAGGCGCACTGGAAGCACTGTCAGGCGAGCTGAGTAAGCGTATCAATAAAAAATTCTCTGACACCGATAATAGCGTGCACGTCCGCTATGCCGGTGCCAATAATCTTACAGTGATGGGCGGCTTGAAAACTGATAAAGATCTGATCGAAGAAATATTGCAGGAAACCTGGGAAAGCGCCGATGACTGGTTTTCTAATGAAAGCGAATATTAA
- the bssS gene encoding biofilm formation regulator BssS yields the protein MDRNDEVIQTHPLVGWDISTVDSYDAMMIRLHYLSSKDQPPEDAQVDRTLWLTTDVARQLINILEAGIEKIESHEYEYLDQRKH from the coding sequence ATGGACAGAAATGACGAAGTTATTCAGACACACCCGCTTGTAGGTTGGGATATCAGTACCGTAGATTCTTACGACGCCATGATGATACGTCTTCATTACCTGTCTTCTAAAGACCAACCGCCAGAGGATGCTCAGGTAGATAGAACCTTATGGTTAACTACCGACGTTGCCAGGCAACTGATCAATATCCTTGAAGCTGGCATAGAAAAGATCGAATCACACGAGTATGAGTATCTTGATCAAAGAAAACATTAA
- the solA gene encoding N-methyl-L-tryptophan oxidase: MDYDLIVVGSGSVGAAAGFYATRAGLKVLMIDSAMPPHKEGSHHGETRIIRHAYGEGARYVPMVLRAQALWNELGFLTGEEIFRSCGVINIGPQGSEFIANVKSSAVEFNLNTQSLNADQIRHKWPQLNVTDDYCGVFEPDSGYLYCEKAISGYIRLAREAGCAQLFNCPVDAIRYEGDTAVVVTKEGEYRAPKLALTAGTWVKKFLPSLPMTPMRKVFAWHQADGRYSEENHFPAFTVETTAGDQFYGFPAVKDSLKLGKHNGGQPIDSPEQRTPFGSVAEDGREVFSVLRQFLPGVGVCLHGASCTYDVTEDEDFIVDRVPGHSNTLVISGLSGHGFKFASALGETVSLFAQDLPPKTDMTPFSLSRFK, from the coding sequence ATGGATTATGACTTAATTGTGGTTGGTAGTGGTTCTGTGGGTGCTGCAGCAGGCTTTTATGCCACCCGTGCCGGACTGAAAGTATTGATGATTGACAGCGCAATGCCGCCGCACAAGGAAGGCAGTCACCACGGTGAGACGCGAATTATCCGTCACGCTTACGGTGAAGGTGCGCGCTACGTGCCTATGGTTTTACGCGCGCAGGCACTGTGGAACGAACTAGGTTTCCTGACTGGCGAAGAAATCTTCCGCTCTTGCGGTGTCATCAATATTGGTCCGCAAGGATCAGAGTTTATTGCCAACGTTAAATCCAGCGCAGTGGAATTCAATCTCAATACTCAATCTCTTAATGCCGATCAAATTCGACATAAATGGCCTCAGCTCAATGTAACTGACGATTACTGCGGCGTATTTGAGCCGGATTCAGGTTACCTGTATTGCGAAAAAGCGATTTCTGGCTATATCCGACTCGCCAGAGAAGCAGGCTGTGCACAGCTATTTAATTGCCCGGTAGATGCTATTCGCTATGAAGGTGACACGGCAGTCGTCGTCACCAAAGAGGGTGAGTATCGCGCCCCCAAGCTAGCCTTGACCGCAGGCACCTGGGTGAAAAAATTCCTGCCGTCTTTGCCAATGACACCAATGCGCAAGGTGTTTGCCTGGCATCAGGCAGATGGCCGCTACAGCGAAGAGAATCACTTCCCGGCATTTACCGTTGAAACCACCGCGGGCGATCAGTTTTATGGCTTTCCGGCGGTAAAAGACAGCCTGAAGCTTGGCAAACACAATGGCGGACAACCTATTGATTCTCCAGAGCAACGCACACCGTTTGGTAGCGTAGCGGAGGACGGCCGAGAAGTTTTCAGTGTCCTGCGTCAATTTTTGCCGGGAGTTGGCGTATGCCTGCACGGTGCATCGTGTACCTATGACGTGACAGAAGATGAAGATTTCATTGTCGATCGAGTACCTGGTCACAGCAACACGCTGGTTATTTCGGGTTTAAGTGGCCATGGATTTAAATTCGCCAGCGCATTAGGCGAAACTGTGTCCTTATTCGCGCAGGATCTCCCGCCTAAAACTGACATGACGCCGTTTTCGCTTTCTCGTTTCAAATAA
- a CDS encoding response regulator transcription factor gives MMKILIVEPCGYMRLGMLSVLTKNRQIEVVDVDSLEKALVEATNLKPDIILANMTSHCHSTQTSCNINNFLKLRTTSRIYCYLDANYPESDEPITIAENFLILKKQMVNSILHRLNDLASTRAPLKICTQPYSIYSDQEILVMNDWMAEVPNYRIAKKLNISDRTVYVHKRHITQKIKVRNRLEFCFIYNLIKYFYWPINPLAQKPMSRQTKADIFSLTR, from the coding sequence ATGATGAAAATACTTATCGTAGAGCCGTGTGGATACATGCGTCTAGGTATGCTTTCGGTGTTAACTAAAAATCGTCAAATTGAAGTAGTAGACGTTGACTCATTGGAAAAAGCGTTAGTTGAAGCGACGAATTTAAAACCTGATATTATTCTGGCAAATATGACTAGCCACTGCCACAGCACTCAAACCAGCTGTAATATTAATAATTTTTTAAAGTTAAGAACCACCAGCAGAATTTACTGTTATCTGGATGCCAACTATCCAGAAAGTGATGAACCAATTACTATCGCCGAAAATTTTTTAATACTTAAAAAACAGATGGTTAACTCAATATTACACCGTTTGAATGATTTAGCCTCAACTCGGGCACCATTAAAAATTTGCACCCAACCTTACTCAATCTACAGTGATCAAGAGATTTTGGTTATGAATGACTGGATGGCTGAAGTGCCAAATTATCGTATTGCTAAAAAGCTCAATATTAGTGATAGAACGGTTTATGTGCATAAACGACATATTACTCAAAAAATTAAAGTCAGAAATCGACTCGAGTTTTGTTTTATTTATAATTTGATCAAATATTTTTATTGGCCAATTAACCCACTGGCACAAAAGCCAATGAGTCGTCAAACAAAAGCCGATATTTTCTCACTGACTCGATAG
- the proP gene encoding glycine betaine/L-proline transporter ProP yields MHDSTESHTSHIRFWRKRNKPELTLDDITIVDRKMLNRAVGAAALGNAMEWFDFGVYSFLAVTIGHVFFPSGSASAQLIATFATFAAAFLVRPLGGMVFGPLGDRIGRQKVLAFTMIMMATGTFCIGLIPSYERIGLAAPILLLVARLVQGFSTGGEYGGAATFIAEYSTDKRRGFMGSWLEFGTLGGYLLGAGLVTGLTAYMSSEQLLAWGWRIPFFIAAPLGLFGLYIRLKLEETPAFQKHMEKQDEIEHNKPQQTLLEMLRKYWRPMLQCIGLVLLFNVSNYMLTSYMPSYLTSVLGLSELSGLMLIMVVMFIMMPMTLLLGYWNDRLGRKPVLLAGAGGLILFSIPAMMLIGHGGMTGVFCGLMLLGVLHTFFSGTMPAALPALFTTNTRYSALAIGFNISVSLFGGTTPLVTSWLVSTTGNVMVPAYYLMGAAVIGAVTVFSLKESARRPLMGSAPAVENKEEAKKLLKRIHLRRKKRDEEKADLVNNTPAR; encoded by the coding sequence ATGCATGATTCAACAGAATCTCACACTTCACACATCAGATTTTGGCGTAAGCGTAATAAGCCAGAGCTGACTCTAGACGACATCACCATTGTAGACCGAAAAATGCTCAATCGCGCCGTTGGTGCTGCGGCATTGGGCAATGCTATGGAATGGTTCGATTTTGGTGTCTACAGCTTCCTTGCCGTCACCATCGGCCACGTATTCTTTCCCAGCGGTAGCGCCTCGGCGCAGCTGATTGCGACATTCGCGACTTTCGCTGCTGCTTTCTTGGTGCGACCATTGGGCGGCATGGTCTTCGGACCTCTTGGCGACCGTATTGGCCGTCAAAAAGTGTTGGCATTCACTATGATTATGATGGCCACCGGGACTTTTTGTATTGGTTTGATCCCAAGTTACGAGCGTATTGGTCTTGCTGCGCCGATCTTGCTGCTGGTGGCCCGTCTGGTGCAGGGCTTCTCAACTGGAGGGGAATACGGTGGAGCGGCGACATTTATCGCTGAATACTCAACCGATAAACGCCGTGGATTTATGGGCAGCTGGCTGGAGTTCGGCACCTTGGGCGGCTATCTGTTGGGCGCTGGCTTAGTCACCGGTTTGACAGCTTACATGTCCTCCGAGCAGCTGCTGGCCTGGGGTTGGCGTATTCCTTTCTTTATTGCTGCGCCGCTGGGCCTGTTCGGTTTATATATTCGTTTAAAGCTTGAGGAAACCCCTGCTTTCCAGAAACATATGGAAAAACAGGATGAGATTGAGCACAACAAACCACAGCAAACCTTGCTGGAAATGTTGCGTAAGTATTGGCGTCCAATGTTGCAGTGTATTGGGCTGGTACTGTTGTTTAACGTCTCCAATTATATGCTGACGTCATATATGCCTAGTTATTTGACTAGCGTTTTGGGCCTGAGTGAACTTAGTGGACTAATGCTTATCATGGTGGTGATGTTTATCATGATGCCGATGACACTGCTGTTAGGTTACTGGAACGATCGTCTGGGGCGGAAACCGGTCCTGCTGGCCGGAGCCGGTGGACTTATTCTGTTTTCAATCCCGGCTATGATGCTGATTGGCCACGGTGGAATGACAGGAGTATTCTGCGGCCTGATGCTGCTGGGCGTGTTGCACACTTTCTTTAGCGGAACCATGCCAGCCGCGTTACCTGCATTGTTCACTACGAATACTCGCTATAGCGCATTAGCCATTGGTTTTAATATTTCAGTATCTCTGTTTGGCGGGACTACACCGCTGGTCACTTCATGGCTGGTATCGACCACCGGCAACGTGATGGTGCCAGCTTATTATCTGATGGGGGCTGCGGTCATCGGTGCTGTTACTGTTTTCTCTCTGAAAGAGAGCGCTCGCAGGCCACTCATGGGTTCAGCTCCGGCCGTTGAAAACAAAGAAGAGGCTAAAAAGTTGTTGAAGAGAATTCATTTACGTCGTAAAAAACGTGATGAAGAAAAAGCCGATTTGGTAAATAACACTCCAGCTCGTTAA
- a CDS encoding MarR family winged helix-turn-helix transcriptional regulator, with translation MSNKLNATDSLEIVELMLSVIRLMRKQVDSAMSAQGLSLARGKLLSIISNEGTCRPGELAQQLQQSPRTITDAIDALERDELLVRKRHPTDRRAQLLELTNQGISALEAVQQPKHEAIEKIFSELDSEQFHLFKVALKKIEATAQTLEVQISNS, from the coding sequence ATGAGCAATAAATTAAATGCTACAGATTCTCTGGAAATCGTTGAGCTGATGCTGTCCGTCATTCGTCTGATGCGCAAGCAAGTTGATTCGGCGATGTCAGCACAGGGCCTGTCTCTTGCCCGAGGGAAATTACTCTCGATTATCAGTAATGAAGGAACTTGTCGGCCAGGTGAACTCGCCCAGCAATTACAACAGTCACCCCGCACGATCACCGATGCTATTGATGCGCTGGAAAGAGACGAATTGTTGGTAAGGAAGCGACATCCAACCGATAGGCGAGCGCAGCTTCTTGAGCTTACAAACCAGGGGATATCAGCACTTGAGGCGGTTCAACAGCCAAAACACGAGGCTATAGAGAAAATATTTTCCGAACTGGATAGTGAACAGTTTCATTTGTTTAAAGTAGCGCTCAAAAAAATTGAGGCTACGGCACAGACCCTGGAAGTTCAGATTTCCAATAGCTAA
- a CDS encoding rhodanese-related sulfurtransferase has protein sequence MPVLHNRISNEELKARMLAETEPRTTVSFYKYFHLDDPKAFRDQLYLELVKLNVFGRIYVAKEGINAQISVPQSQFEAFKQLLFTCHPAFENIRLNIALEDDGKSFWVLRFKTRERIVADGIDDETFDPSNVGEYLKAEQVNAMIDDPDALFVDMRNHYEYEVGHFDQAIEVPSDTFRDQLPMAVDMLKENKDKKIVMYCTGGIRCEKASAYMLHNGFKNVYHVEGGIIEYARRAKEQGLPVKFKGKNFVFDERMGERISDDVISNCHQCGAECDNHTNCLNDGCHLLFIQCPACAAKFEGCCSEICQTELKLPPEQQRALRAGRENGNKIFNKSKGLLQTTMHIPAPKDATSQD, from the coding sequence ATGCCAGTGTTACATAACCGAATTTCTAACGAGGAACTGAAAGCGCGCATGTTGGCCGAGACCGAGCCGCGTACTACAGTTTCTTTTTACAAATACTTCCATCTTGATGATCCTAAAGCATTTCGTGACCAACTCTACCTCGAATTGGTTAAGTTAAATGTTTTTGGCCGCATTTATGTGGCCAAAGAAGGCATCAACGCACAAATCAGCGTGCCGCAAAGCCAATTTGAGGCCTTTAAGCAGCTGTTGTTTACTTGTCATCCCGCTTTTGAAAATATTCGTTTGAATATTGCACTGGAAGATGATGGCAAGTCGTTCTGGGTTTTACGTTTCAAAACTCGTGAGCGCATCGTTGCCGACGGCATAGATGATGAGACTTTTGACCCTTCCAACGTAGGTGAATACCTCAAGGCGGAACAGGTCAATGCGATGATTGACGATCCGGACGCTCTGTTTGTCGATATGCGTAACCACTATGAGTACGAAGTGGGGCACTTTGACCAGGCGATTGAAGTTCCTTCCGACACCTTCCGCGATCAGCTGCCTATGGCCGTTGATATGCTTAAGGAAAATAAAGACAAGAAAATTGTTATGTATTGCACTGGCGGCATCCGCTGCGAGAAAGCAAGTGCTTACATGCTGCATAACGGTTTTAAAAATGTTTATCATGTCGAAGGTGGGATCATCGAATACGCACGTCGTGCCAAAGAGCAAGGCTTGCCGGTTAAATTCAAAGGTAAAAACTTTGTCTTTGACGAACGTATGGGCGAGCGTATTTCAGACGACGTCATTTCCAACTGTCATCAATGCGGCGCTGAATGTGATAATCACACTAACTGCCTGAACGACGGCTGTCATTTGCTGTTTATCCAATGTCCGGCCTGCGCTGCAAAGTTTGAAGGATGCTGTAGTGAAATTTGCCAAACCGAGCTGAAGCTGCCTCCTGAGCAGCAGCGCGCACTTCGTGCCGGCCGTGAGAATGGCAATAAAATCTTCAATAAATCCAAAGGATTATTGCAGACCACTATGCATATTCCCGCCCCTAAAGATGCCACTTCTCAAGATTGA
- a CDS encoding NADH:flavin oxidoreductase/NADH oxidase, which yields MSKLFESIKLGSLTLENRIIIAPMCQYSAQQGKATSWHHAHLGQLSFSGAGLLILEATAVEAVGRISPQDLGLWNDETEEAMADLVTSLRENSDIPLGIQLGHAGRKASCYAPWEGGTQISAKLGGWQTVAPSAIGFADTDAAPQAMSIERINEFKKAFVESAKRADKLGFDLIELHGAHGYLLHQFLSPLSNQRTDQYGGSFENRIRLLLEIYQEVRQVFSNNKPIGVRISASDWVEGGWDIGQSVELSKVLEKLGCNYVHVSSGGLSTQQKIPVGPNYQVPFAQSIKQAVDMPVIAVGLITEAEQAEAIIGTGQADMVALARGILYDPRWPWHAAAKLGAKVSAPKQYWRSEPHAVKGLFNAK from the coding sequence ATGAGCAAGCTATTTGAAAGTATCAAACTGGGTTCACTGACCTTAGAGAACCGTATCATCATAGCCCCAATGTGCCAGTATTCAGCACAACAAGGTAAGGCAACCTCTTGGCATCATGCCCACCTTGGTCAACTTTCATTCTCGGGAGCTGGACTGTTGATCCTGGAAGCCACCGCCGTTGAAGCCGTAGGTCGTATTTCTCCCCAGGATTTAGGCCTGTGGAATGACGAAACCGAAGAGGCAATGGCGGATCTTGTCACTTCTTTGCGAGAAAACAGTGATATTCCACTGGGTATACAGTTAGGTCATGCCGGGCGTAAAGCTTCTTGCTACGCACCATGGGAAGGTGGAACACAGATCAGTGCAAAACTGGGCGGCTGGCAAACTGTTGCTCCTTCAGCCATTGGTTTTGCCGACACCGATGCGGCCCCGCAGGCCATGTCTATTGAACGAATAAATGAATTCAAAAAAGCCTTTGTTGAAAGCGCCAAACGCGCTGACAAGCTGGGCTTTGATCTGATTGAACTTCACGGCGCGCACGGCTATCTGCTGCATCAGTTCCTTTCACCTCTTTCCAACCAGCGCACTGACCAGTACGGTGGCTCATTTGAAAACCGTATTCGCCTGCTGCTGGAAATTTATCAGGAGGTTCGTCAAGTCTTCTCCAACAACAAACCGATTGGCGTGCGTATTTCTGCCAGTGATTGGGTTGAAGGCGGCTGGGACATCGGGCAATCCGTAGAGCTTTCTAAAGTTCTTGAAAAACTGGGTTGTAATTATGTTCACGTTTCAAGCGGAGGTCTTTCAACTCAGCAGAAGATCCCGGTTGGCCCAAATTACCAGGTACCTTTTGCACAAAGCATTAAACAAGCCGTGGATATGCCAGTCATTGCGGTAGGCCTGATCACTGAAGCGGAGCAGGCGGAAGCCATTATTGGCACCGGCCAGGCAGATATGGTTGCGTTGGCGCGCGGTATTCTTTATGACCCACGCTGGCCATGGCACGCTGCCGCCAAACTCGGTGCCAAAGTCAGTGCTCCGAAACAGTATTGGCGCAGTGAACCTCATGCCGTTAAAGGCTTATTTAACGCCAAGTAA
- a CDS encoding Kdo(2)-lipid IV(A) acyltransferase: MTQVPTFNRSLLHPRYWPTWMGLGLLYLLVLLPYPVIYRLGCGIGRFSMRFLKRRSTIAQRNLELCFPDMPQNQRDQLIVKNFESVGMGLFETGMAWFWPDWRIERWFKVSGLEHIQQARDNQQGVLLIGVHFLTLELGARIFGIHNPGIGVYRPHDNKLMDWMQTKGRMRSNKAMLDRKDLKGMIRSLKQGDIIWYAPDHDYGPRASVFVPFFAVDKAATTTGTYLLARMGKPAIIPFTPRRLPGGKGYELLLHPAVENFPLDDEVVAATYMNKVVEDEIKLAPEQYMWLHRRFKTRPEGESSLY; the protein is encoded by the coding sequence ATGACTCAAGTACCTACCTTTAACCGTTCATTATTGCATCCAAGATACTGGCCTACCTGGATGGGTCTGGGACTGTTGTATTTATTGGTGCTTTTGCCCTATCCAGTTATTTATCGTCTGGGATGCGGTATCGGTCGTTTTTCCATGCGTTTTCTTAAGCGCCGCTCTACCATCGCGCAGCGTAATCTTGAGCTATGTTTCCCGGATATGCCGCAAAATCAGCGCGATCAGTTAATAGTAAAAAACTTTGAATCCGTCGGCATGGGACTGTTTGAAACGGGAATGGCGTGGTTCTGGCCTGATTGGCGTATCGAACGCTGGTTTAAGGTCAGCGGTCTGGAGCACATTCAGCAGGCTCGTGATAACCAGCAGGGAGTGCTGTTGATTGGTGTTCACTTTCTGACGCTTGAACTCGGCGCACGCATTTTCGGCATCCACAATCCAGGCATCGGCGTTTATCGTCCACATGACAATAAGCTAATGGACTGGATGCAAACCAAAGGCCGTATGCGGTCAAATAAGGCGATGCTCGATCGCAAAGATCTTAAAGGTATGATCCGCAGCCTGAAGCAGGGCGATATCATCTGGTACGCGCCGGATCACGATTATGGCCCACGGGCCAGCGTGTTCGTGCCTTTCTTTGCGGTTGATAAAGCCGCGACTACTACCGGTACCTATCTGCTTGCAAGAATGGGCAAACCGGCAATTATTCCTTTTACACCGCGCCGTTTACCTGGCGGTAAAGGTTATGAACTGCTGCTCCATCCGGCGGTAGAAAACTTCCCGCTCGATGATGAAGTTGTGGCGGCAACTTATATGAATAAAGTGGTTGAGGACGAAATTAAGCTCGCCCCAGAACAATATATGTGGCTGCATCGTCGCTTTAAAACCCGTCCTGAAGGCGAGTCTTCACTGTATTAA
- a CDS encoding DoxX family protein encodes MLAKLNTCFTRITDHPDFGKLLLRLTFGILILFHGVAKMENGVGWIVQMLGSHGLPGFIAYGAYIGEVIAPILIILGIFTRPAALVMSFNLVVAVLLVVGGKFFTLTEVGAWGLEGEALYFFGGLVIMLLGSGRYSVMSNPALR; translated from the coding sequence ATGCTGGCAAAATTGAACACCTGTTTTACTCGGATTACCGATCATCCTGACTTTGGCAAGCTACTGTTACGCCTGACTTTCGGCATCCTGATCCTGTTCCACGGTGTCGCCAAAATGGAAAATGGTGTGGGTTGGATTGTCCAGATGCTAGGCTCTCACGGCCTGCCGGGCTTTATTGCCTACGGCGCATACATTGGTGAGGTTATTGCCCCAATCCTTATTATTCTGGGTATCTTTACTCGCCCTGCGGCTCTGGTAATGTCTTTCAATCTGGTTGTTGCTGTCCTGCTGGTTGTCGGGGGTAAATTTTTCACCCTCACCGAAGTGGGGGCCTGGGGGCTTGAAGGCGAGGCTCTGTATTTCTTTGGTGGCCTAGTGATTATGTTGCTCGGCAGCGGTCGTTACTCGGTGATGAGTAATCCTGCACTGCGTTAA
- the mdtG gene encoding multidrug efflux MFS transporter MdtG: protein MTSAPASDQAPEPINWKRNLFVAWIGCFLTGAAFSLIMPFLPLYIETLGVTGHESLNMWSGLVFSITFLFSAVASPFWGGLADRKGRKIMLLRSALGMAIVMALMGMAQNIWQFLILRALLGLLGGFVPNANALIATQIPRNKSGWALGTLSTGAVSGALIGPLVGGILADSYGLRPVFFITATVLFICFLMTLYLIREQFVPVNKKDILNRKQVFASLKDPKLVLCLFITTLIIQVATGSIAPILTLYVRELAGNTQSLAFISGMIASVPGVAALISAPKLGKLGDRIGPERILVAMLGVSVLLLIPMAFVQNPLQLGILRFLLGACDGALLPAVQTLLIYNCTNQVAGRVFSYNQSFRDVGNVTGPLLGASVSAGYGFRAVFCVTACVVLFNACYSYWSLQRRPSQATVE, encoded by the coding sequence ATGACCTCGGCACCCGCATCGGACCAAGCACCAGAACCCATTAATTGGAAGCGCAATCTCTTTGTTGCCTGGATCGGCTGTTTTCTCACCGGTGCAGCCTTCAGTCTTATCATGCCCTTCCTGCCGCTCTATATTGAAACGCTCGGCGTCACAGGTCATGAATCCCTGAACATGTGGTCAGGGCTAGTGTTCAGCATTACTTTCCTGTTTTCTGCCGTTGCCTCGCCGTTCTGGGGCGGCCTGGCCGATCGCAAAGGGCGCAAAATCATGCTGTTGCGCTCGGCCCTGGGAATGGCCATCGTCATGGCGCTGATGGGAATGGCGCAAAATATCTGGCAGTTTCTTATCCTGCGTGCACTGCTGGGTTTGCTCGGCGGATTCGTGCCTAATGCCAATGCCCTGATAGCCACTCAAATACCGCGCAATAAAAGTGGCTGGGCGTTAGGGACTTTATCCACCGGCGCGGTAAGCGGTGCGCTGATTGGTCCATTAGTTGGCGGAATTCTGGCCGATAGTTACGGCCTGCGACCGGTATTCTTTATTACCGCGACGGTTTTGTTTATTTGCTTCCTGATGACGCTGTATCTCATCCGCGAGCAATTTGTTCCGGTTAACAAGAAAGATATTCTTAACCGCAAGCAGGTTTTCGCCTCGCTTAAAGATCCCAAATTAGTGCTGTGCCTGTTTATCACCACCTTAATCATTCAGGTTGCCACCGGCTCGATCGCGCCAATCCTGACCCTCTACGTCCGTGAACTGGCCGGAAATACCCAAAGTCTGGCATTTATCAGCGGAATGATCGCCTCTGTACCGGGGGTGGCGGCACTGATAAGCGCGCCGAAATTAGGCAAGTTGGGCGACAGGATTGGACCTGAGAGAATTTTGGTAGCAATGCTTGGAGTGTCGGTGCTGCTGCTTATCCCGATGGCGTTCGTGCAAAATCCGCTACAGTTGGGGATTCTCAGATTCTTGTTGGGGGCGTGCGATGGCGCATTACTGCCAGCAGTACAAACTTTGCTGATTTATAACTGTACTAATCAGGTCGCCGGGCGAGTATTTAGCTATAACCAGTCTTTCCGCGATGTCGGAAACGTAACCGGCCCCTTGCTAGGCGCATCAGTTTCGGCAGGTTATGGGTTTAGAGCAGTATTTTGCGTCACCGCCTGTGTCGTCTTGTTTAATGCCTGCTACTCCTATTGGAGTTTACAGCGCCGTCCGAGCCAGGCAACGGTAGAGTAA